The DNA sequence GCCGGGCGAGGCAGGGTTCGTTCAACCGGGAGCACGGCATCACCCCCGAGACCGTGAGGAAGAACATCGCGGAGCCGATCGGGCGGGCCTGCGAGGGGGACTACGTCACCGTGGTCCCCGGGGAGGAGTGGGATTTTTCTTCCGCCGGGGAACTGGCCCGACATCTCCGGAAGCTGCGAAAGGATATGGAGAAGGCGGCGAAGAAGCTCGACTTCGAACGGGCGGCGGAGATCCGGGACCGCCTGCTCGCTCTCGAGCGCGTGGAGCTGAAGGCGAGGTAGAGGCAGGAGATGGGTCCTCTCTCCGGGTGGAAAACGTTCCCGCGCAGGCCGGGGGTCTACCTGATGGCGGACGCCCGGGGGAAGGTCCTGTACGTCGGGAAGGCCAAGGACCTGCGGGCACGCCTTCACAATTACGCATCGGGTGGCGGGGACGGCCGCCCGCAGATTCCCCACCTGCTCGGCCGGATCGCGTCCGTCCGGTGCATCGTGACCTCCTCGGAAAAGGAGGCCCTTCTCCTCGAGAACTCGCTGATCAAGGAGCACCGACCGCCGTTCAACATCTTCCTGCGGGACGATAAGGAGTACCTCCTCCTGCGGATCGACAGGAAAGAGGAGTTTCCGCGGCCCGAACTGGTCCGGCGGGTGGCAAAGGACGGGGCGATGTACTTCGGCCCGTTCTCCTCCGCCCGCGGCATCCGGGAAACGCTCAGGATCCTCTACCGGTTTTTCCCCCTGTGCTCCTGCTCCCGGAAAAAATTCGCCTCCCGAACGAGGCCGTGCCTCAACTACCAGATGGGGAGATGCGCCGGGGCATGCGCCGGGTTCGTCTCCCGGGAAGAGTACCTGGCCGTCGTCGACAACGCCGCGCGGTTTCTCCGGGGGGATTACCGGGATCTCCTGAAGATCTGGAAAGCGGAGATGACCGGGCTCGCGAAGGAAATGAAGTTCGAGGAGGCGGGGAAGCTGCGCGACCGGATCGCCCTCGTAAAGAATACCCTCGTCCGGCAGCGGGTTGTCCGAACGGTCCCGGGGGACGTGGACGCGGTCGGATGGTTCCGGGAGGGGGACGAGGGTACGGCGGCCCTTCTCCACATCCGGGAGGGTAGGCTCTCGGACGTCCATACCTATCATTTCCGGGTGGCGGGAGAGGAGGGCGACGCGATTTCCTCCTTTCTGCTCCAGCACTACGCCGAGGGCGTCTATTTCCCGGGGGAGATCCTGCTGCCCTCCGGGATTCCGGATCCGAAGCTGGTGGCCGGTCTTCTCTCGGAACGCGCCGGCAACCCGGTCGCCGTCCGGATTCCCGGAAAAGGGGAGAGGGCGCGCCTCGTGGAACTCGCGAACCGGAACGCGGCGGAGGCTCACCGGATGCGGAAGGAGAAGGAGGCGGACTACGAGAGGCTTTCGGAAAGGCTCGCCGCCCTTTGCCGGCTCCCCAAACCCCCGGTGCGGATCGAGGGGTTCGACATCTCGAACATCGGGGGAGCGCATCCTTCCGGCTCGATGGTGACCTTCGTCGGAGGGAAGGGGGTGAAGAAGTGGTACCGGAAGTTCGCGGTGCGCGGGGTCGCAGGTCCGGACGACTTCGCGATGATGGAGGAGGTGGTTCGGAGGCGCTTCGGGCACGACGAGGATTTCGGGGGAATGCCGGACCTGGCGCTGATCGACGGCGGGAAGGGGCAGCTTGCCTCCGCCCTCGCCGCGATGGCCGTCGCCGGGCACGGATCCTTGCCGGTCATCTCGCTCGCCAAGGAGCGCGCCCGGGGCGGACGGACGGTATCCCACGAGAGGATCTTCCTTCCCGGGCGGAAGAACCCGGTGGTCCTCCCCCCGAACGACCCGGTCCTCCTTCTCTTGATGCGGATCCGGGACGAGGCCCACCGGTTCGCCCTCTCCTACCACCGCGCGCGACGGGCGAAGGCATTCACCGGCGGGGGAGCGTCGACGGAAACACCCCGGTAACTCGGGCGGGAACGGGCGTAAGAACAGGGACGTTTCTAAGAACTCTTCCTCCCCTGCTTGGGGCGCCGCATCTGCGCGCCCCGTTACGAGGGCGCCGGGGGCGGCTTCGCCTCCGGGGTCCCCGCTCGCGGTCAGCTCCCGGCTCCCCGGCTGCGTCCAGCGAACGTGCCCATTGGTCCTCTCCCCGGCCATTCCCCTTCCTATGTGGCATGCAAGCCTTGTTACCCTATAAACGGCGGGGCCTCCGCCGGTTCCGCCGGGGCTTCCCGGCCGGGGGATCCCCTGCGGCGGGCGCCGCATCTGCGCGCCCCGACGCGAGGGCGCCCGTGATTGGCTCCGCATCCTCGGAGGGAGCCTCCGTTCGGCCTCACTGCGCTCCCGCTCCTTCGGCTTGCTGCGCTTCCCTGCATCCAATCCGCCGCGAACGCCTCTCGCCCACAGTCCACTTCCCGACTTCCCGGGTCCAGGGGGCGTGAGGGAACGGGGATTGCACCGCCCGCGGCATGGATCATCCGTTCCGGAACCTGGGAACCGTCCTGCTCCTTTGCCTCCCCCTCCTGTTCGGATTCTTCCTCGGTCTGTCCGCGGGACCGTGCTTAGCCGCCGTCACCGCGGGGTTCCTCGTTTTCTGCCTTCTTCTTCTTTCCTTCCGCTGTTCCCCCCTGGCCGTCGCGTTCTCGGTAGCGGCCCTTTGCGGCGTTCTTTCCGCCGGCCGCCTTCCGCTTCTTGACCCGGAGGATATCCGGCCGTTTCTCGGGACGGAGGTCGTCCTTCGCGGGAACGTGCACCAGGTCCGTCCTACCGACGCGGGATGGAGCGGGGTCGTGGAGGAGGCCGAGGTTTCCTTGCCCGACGGGTCCGGTTCGATCCGGGCGGAGAGATTGCTCCTCTCGGTACGGAACCCGGACGCCGCCGTATCCTTACCGGCCGAAGTCCGGGCGACAGGGCGCCTTCACGCGATACGGAGCTTTGGGAATCCCGGGGAGATTCCAAGGGAATGGAACGCGCTCGCGCTTCGCGTCCAGTACCGGTTTTCGGCGGATGCCTCCCGTGCCGTCTTCCTTCCCATGAAAGAAGGAGTCGGGGGGGCCCCGGGCATATTCCACCGCTCCCGGACGCGGACGGAGCGGTGGCTTGCCGTTCACGCCGGCGATTCCGACGGCGCCCTGTTTCTCCGCGCATTGACCACGGGGGAGAGTCCGCAGCCGTCCCATCCCATGGTGCGCCTCCTGCAGCGGACGGGCCTCGCCCACCTGCTCGCGATATCCGGGGTGAACGTGGCCATCTTCTTCTCCATCCACGCGCTCCTGGTGCGGAGCGCCCTCTGGGCATTCCGGCGGCGGCACGGGACTCCGGACCTGAACCGGTCTTCCGCCCTTCTGTCCCTGCCCGTCTGCTGGGGGTATGCGCTGATGGCCGGATCGCCGGTTTCCGCGATCCGTTCCGCGGGGATGCTTACCGTGGTCGTGCTGCTCCGACATCTTCTGGGAGTCCGCGGGGCGGGCGCGGCGTGGACCTTCCTCTTCCTGTCCACGATCGCATGTTCGCCTACGCTGATTTTTTCCCCTTCGTTTCTCCTCTCCTACGGCGCCTCCTTTTTCCTGATCGTCGCGTTCGCGGGGAAGCGTCGGAACGGCACGCGCGTTCCGCATCTTTTCGGGAAAGCGGCCGGGTGGGCGAGAAACGCCGTCGTCGGGGCCGCGATGGCGTTTTTCGGGACACTGCCGGTGTCCGCGGCATTCTTCGAGGGATTTCCGGCGGGTGCGATCCTGTGGAACGTCCTGTTTGCGCCCCTGCTCGGGACCGTCGGAGTGGCCGGGGCGCTGCTCGGGGCGGTGGGGGGGGTCTTCTCGATCGATCTCCTCGGGGGGCCCGTCCGCATCGCCGCCCGGTTCGTAGGAGGCGCTCTCGCGCTCCTTGCGCGGGTTTCCGGGAGCGGGGCCTGGTGGTACCCTCTCCCGCCTTCCGGGATCGCCGCCCCGGTTGTCTGCACCGGGGCGGCCGCCTATTGCTCCCTCTGGCTTCGGAGCCGGGGAAGGGAGCCGTGGCCCGCCGTGGCGGCCGCCGGTGCCGCATTCCTGGTGTGGATCCACGTCCCGTACGCCGCGCTGCCCGACCATCGCCTGACGGTAGCCGCGTTGAATGTCGGGAAAGGGGCGGCCCACCTGGTTTCCTTCCCGGGAGGTGGGCATATGCTTGTCGATTGCGGAAGCGGCCTGCGCGGCGACGTCGGAGAGAACGTCGTCCTCCCCTATCTCCGAAAACGGGGAATCCGCCGGATCGACGTGCTCGTCCTCACCCACCCCCACGAGGACCATTACGGCGGGGCGGCAGCGGTATTGTCGTCGCTGCCCGTGGGGGAGATCTGGATCCCCGAAGGGGTTCCTCCCGCCTCCTTCGGGGAAGCGGTGGGGGAAGACGTCGACAGGGTCCGGTGGAAATCCCGGGGGGACCGGTATGCGTCGGGCGGGGCGGAAGCGATCGTTCGCGGGGCGGAAATGCCTGACGATCCTCGCAAAATCAACGAACGGAGCCTGCTCCTCGAGATTCGTTACAAATCCTTCTCCGTGTGGCTTCCCGGCGACGTGGAGCGGGGTCCCTCCGCGTGGGGAGAAAAACCTTTCGATAAGAAAAAGGAAACACGGGTCGTCTTCCTGCCGCATCACGGTTCGTCCAGGGCGCAGCCGGAAGCATGGATGCGGGCCGCTTCCCCCGCCGCTGTCGTGTCGCAGAATAGCGATTGTCTCCGAAAATGGAATCTGGTACCCTGCGTCCAATCTTTCTTTTTGGAAAATGGGGCTGTTACAATGAGGTCGGACGGCGAATCGATGTTCATCGAACAGGAAAAACGAACCCGCATATGGAAAATCATGCTGCGCCTGTCCCCGGAAGGGTAACCGGAAGCGGACGCATGGATTTTTCCGGTAGATGAAATGGCGAAGCAACGGGTCCTGATCCTCTCCCCCGATCCGAAGAAAGTCGAAAGCGCGTTGCGGGACAAATCCCTGGCCGGGATTCACTTCACCGTACACTCCGATTGGGACAAGGGCGTTTCCGCGCTCTCCAAGGAAAATTTCTCGGTCATCGTCGCCCGGAAATTCCGGAAGACGCAGACTGCGGAGTCGTTCGTCCAGGACGTCCTGTCGCTCGCCCCGAAGACCCCCCTCGTCCTGGTCCTCCCGAAGAAAGGGGGGCCTTCCGTCCTCGGAGGGCTGCGGGGGGGTGCATCCGAGATTATCTTCGAGGAAAACCTGGAACGGGAGCTGCGCCCGACCCTGGAAAAATACCTGTTTCTCGGGCACGGTCTCCTTCGGAAAATATCCCTCGACGAACTGTTCGACTACTGTTTTCCCGTGATCACGACGACCGATATGGATTTGCTCGGCCAGACGGTGATCGAGATGTTCAAAGAGGCGCTCGGGGGGGCTTTCGGGGTCCTGTTTTCCGAGCGGGAGGGGAGGGGTTCCGGCTTCTCGATCCTCGCGTCGGCGGGCTTCCCCGACGATTCGATGGCAGGCGTATTTCTCCTGCGGTTCGGCACGGGAATCGCCAAATTCTCCTTGCCCACACCGGCCGTGTTTCCCGCGGAGCGCGTGGGGGGACTAACCCCGGACGACGAGAAGACGCTCGGGGAGAACCGGACCTTTTTCGCCCTCCGGTTCGACCTTTCGTCCGGCCCGACCCTCTACCTGGTTGTTGCCTTGCGGGGCGTTCCCGGTGGGGAGGTGCTCAACAGTACGCTCCTCAACTTCTTCTACCGCCAGGTCCGGTTCGCGCTCCTCAACGCAGACCGCGGGGCACAGACGCAGAACCTGATCTATATCGACGATCTCACGAAACTGTACAACAGCCGGTACCTCAACGTGGTGCTGGACCGGGAGCTGAAGAGGTCGGAGCGCTACCGCAATTTCTTCTCGGTCCTGTTCATGGACCTGGACTTCTTCAAGCGCGTCAACGACGCGCACGGGCACCTCGTCGGCACGAGAGTGCTGGTGGAGTCCGGCTCCGTGCTCCGCTCCTGCGTTCGCGAGACGGATACCGTGGTCCGGTACGGAGGCGACGAGTTCGTGGTGCTCCTCGTGGAGACGAAAGCCGAGGAGGCGATCCTGGTCGCGGAACGGATGCGGAAGATGATCGAGGAGAAGGCGTTCGGCAGCGAGATGGGGCTGTCGATCCACCTGACGATCTCCATCGGGATCGCGGCCTTTCCCGAACACGCCACAACGAAGCAGCACCTGCTGAACCTTGCCGACCAGGCGATGTACCGAGGGAAGGACTCTACCCGGAACGTGGTGTATCTCTCCGACGCGCAAAAAGTCCCATGACCATTTCTTCCGTGCGGGGGATGAGGGACATCCTTCCCCCGGCATCCGCCAGGTGGGCCGCACTGGAGACGGCATTTCGCGAGTGCGCGACCCGGTTCGGGTACGCCGAGATCCGGACGCCCGTCCTCGAGAAGACCGAGCTCTTCTCCCGCTCGGTCGGGGAAACCTCCGATATCGTCGAAAAGGAGATGTACACCTTCCTGGACCGCTCCGGGGAGAGCCTCACGTTGCGACCGGAGGGGACGGCGCCCGTCGTCCGGGCGCTTCTCGCCCAGCGGGCCGCCCTGGGGGAGTGGCCTGTCCGACTGTTCTATATGGGCCCGATGTTCCGCCACGAAAGGCCCCAGAAGGGACGTCTTCGCCAGTTCCACCAGTTCGGCGCGGAACTGTACGGCACCGATTCGCCGTTTGCGGACGCGGAGATCCTGATCTTCCTGAACAGGTTTCTGAACGAGGTGGGGCTTTCGGGGGTCTCCCTCGAGGTCAACTCGCTGGGGGATCCGGAATGCCGCCCCGGATACCACCGGAACCTGTCTGCCTTCCTGTCCTCCCGGGAGGACCAGTTGTGCGACGACTGCCGCCGGCGGCGCGCACAGAACCCCCTCCGCGTGCTGGACTGCAAGTCCGAAGGGTGCATTCGGGCCACCGCCGGCGCCCCGTCCGTGCTCGAGTCTCTCTGCGACCCCTGCCGTTCGCACTTCGAGTCGGTGGAGGAGGCGCTGCGTGATTCGGGCATCCCCTTCACCCGGAACCCGCGCATGGTCCGCGGCCTGGACTACTATAGCCGGACCACGTTCGAGTTCGTCATTCCCGGCATGGGCGCGCAGAACACGGTTGCCGCGGGGGGCCGCTACGACGGGCTGGCGGCGATGGTGGGGGGGCGGGAGAGGATCTCCGCGATCGGGTTCGCCATCGGGGTCGAACGCCTCCTGATGCTCCTCGGGGAGGAGGAAACCCGGCGCCCCGTCCCGGACGTGTTCCTGGTCACCTCCGGGAGCCGGTTCCTTCCCGAAGCGTTCCGCTGGAAGAGGGATCTGATCGGCAAGGGGATTCCGACGGAGATGGACTACGAGGGGAAAAGGGTCAAGAGCCAGTTTCGTCGTGCGGACAAGTCCGGGGCCCGCATCGTCGTGGTGTTCGGTGAGTCGGAGGCCGAGCGCGGGGCGGTCATCTTTCGGGACATGACGGCGGGGGTGCAGGAGGAACTTCCGAAGGAGGAAGCGATCCGGCGGTTGTTGCGAAGCCGGGACAACAAGGAGGATTGAAGGTGGACGCTTTTCTGCCTGAGCACAAGCGGACGCTGTATTGCGGACAGGTGCGCCCGGACCACATCGGGACAGAGGTCGTCCTGTGCGGCTGGGTCCACCGGCGGAGGGACCACGGAGGACTGGTGTTCGTGGATCTGCGGGACCGGGACGGGATCGTCCAGGTTGTCTTTTCCCCCGATTCCTTCCCGGATGCCCACGCCAAGGCCGACT is a window from the Candidatus Deferrimicrobiaceae bacterium genome containing:
- the uvrC gene encoding excinuclease ABC subunit UvrC, with the translated sequence MGPLSGWKTFPRRPGVYLMADARGKVLYVGKAKDLRARLHNYASGGGDGRPQIPHLLGRIASVRCIVTSSEKEALLLENSLIKEHRPPFNIFLRDDKEYLLLRIDRKEEFPRPELVRRVAKDGAMYFGPFSSARGIRETLRILYRFFPLCSCSRKKFASRTRPCLNYQMGRCAGACAGFVSREEYLAVVDNAARFLRGDYRDLLKIWKAEMTGLAKEMKFEEAGKLRDRIALVKNTLVRQRVVRTVPGDVDAVGWFREGDEGTAALLHIREGRLSDVHTYHFRVAGEEGDAISSFLLQHYAEGVYFPGEILLPSGIPDPKLVAGLLSERAGNPVAVRIPGKGERARLVELANRNAAEAHRMRKEKEADYERLSERLAALCRLPKPPVRIEGFDISNIGGAHPSGSMVTFVGGKGVKKWYRKFAVRGVAGPDDFAMMEEVVRRRFGHDEDFGGMPDLALIDGGKGQLASALAAMAVAGHGSLPVISLAKERARGGRTVSHERIFLPGRKNPVVLPPNDPVLLLLMRIRDEAHRFALSYHRARRAKAFTGGGASTETPR
- a CDS encoding GGDEF domain-containing protein; this encodes MAKQRVLILSPDPKKVESALRDKSLAGIHFTVHSDWDKGVSALSKENFSVIVARKFRKTQTAESFVQDVLSLAPKTPLVLVLPKKGGPSVLGGLRGGASEIIFEENLERELRPTLEKYLFLGHGLLRKISLDELFDYCFPVITTTDMDLLGQTVIEMFKEALGGAFGVLFSEREGRGSGFSILASAGFPDDSMAGVFLLRFGTGIAKFSLPTPAVFPAERVGGLTPDDEKTLGENRTFFALRFDLSSGPTLYLVVALRGVPGGEVLNSTLLNFFYRQVRFALLNADRGAQTQNLIYIDDLTKLYNSRYLNVVLDRELKRSERYRNFFSVLFMDLDFFKRVNDAHGHLVGTRVLVESGSVLRSCVRETDTVVRYGGDEFVVLLVETKAEEAILVAERMRKMIEEKAFGSEMGLSIHLTISIGIAAFPEHATTKQHLLNLADQAMYRGKDSTRNVVYLSDAQKVP
- the hisS gene encoding histidine--tRNA ligase, whose product is MRDILPPASARWAALETAFRECATRFGYAEIRTPVLEKTELFSRSVGETSDIVEKEMYTFLDRSGESLTLRPEGTAPVVRALLAQRAALGEWPVRLFYMGPMFRHERPQKGRLRQFHQFGAELYGTDSPFADAEILIFLNRFLNEVGLSGVSLEVNSLGDPECRPGYHRNLSAFLSSREDQLCDDCRRRRAQNPLRVLDCKSEGCIRATAGAPSVLESLCDPCRSHFESVEEALRDSGIPFTRNPRMVRGLDYYSRTTFEFVIPGMGAQNTVAAGGRYDGLAAMVGGRERISAIGFAIGVERLLMLLGEEETRRPVPDVFLVTSGSRFLPEAFRWKRDLIGKGIPTEMDYEGKRVKSQFRRADKSGARIVVVFGESEAERGAVIFRDMTAGVQEELPKEEAIRRLLRSRDNKED
- a CDS encoding ComEC/Rec2 family competence protein is translated as MDHPFRNLGTVLLLCLPLLFGFFLGLSAGPCLAAVTAGFLVFCLLLLSFRCSPLAVAFSVAALCGVLSAGRLPLLDPEDIRPFLGTEVVLRGNVHQVRPTDAGWSGVVEEAEVSLPDGSGSIRAERLLLSVRNPDAAVSLPAEVRATGRLHAIRSFGNPGEIPREWNALALRVQYRFSADASRAVFLPMKEGVGGAPGIFHRSRTRTERWLAVHAGDSDGALFLRALTTGESPQPSHPMVRLLQRTGLAHLLAISGVNVAIFFSIHALLVRSALWAFRRRHGTPDLNRSSALLSLPVCWGYALMAGSPVSAIRSAGMLTVVVLLRHLLGVRGAGAAWTFLFLSTIACSPTLIFSPSFLLSYGASFFLIVAFAGKRRNGTRVPHLFGKAAGWARNAVVGAAMAFFGTLPVSAAFFEGFPAGAILWNVLFAPLLGTVGVAGALLGAVGGVFSIDLLGGPVRIAARFVGGALALLARVSGSGAWWYPLPPSGIAAPVVCTGAAAYCSLWLRSRGREPWPAVAAAGAAFLVWIHVPYAALPDHRLTVAALNVGKGAAHLVSFPGGGHMLVDCGSGLRGDVGENVVLPYLRKRGIRRIDVLVLTHPHEDHYGGAAAVLSSLPVGEIWIPEGVPPASFGEAVGEDVDRVRWKSRGDRYASGGAEAIVRGAEMPDDPRKINERSLLLEIRYKSFSVWLPGDVERGPSAWGEKPFDKKKETRVVFLPHHGSSRAQPEAWMRAASPAAVVSQNSDCLRKWNLVPCVQSFFLENGAVTMRSDGESMFIEQEKRTRIWKIMLRLSPEG